The window TGCCATTGAAGAGCTTGAAGCAGCCATATCTGTCATCAAAACAGTCAACACCGAAGAAAAACAGAAACTTGATCAAATTTCCATACAAATCTGCCCACAAGATGTCTCACCACAGCTCTTCTCTGTCCTCCAAGAGATTCGACAAACCATGGTCGTGTTTCAGAGCCACGAACAGAGGAAAGAAGCTCTGCATATTCTTAACGTTGATCAGACTTATCAAACCTTTGACGAGTTGATACAGAAAGCTTCCAAGTGTGTTTTGGGAGATACCCAGTTGGATAAAGACGATGATTTGAAATACCCAATTggtaattttcaaaaacaaccaccGATAAGTGATGAAAGTTTGTTGATTTCCAACAAGATCAGTAAAGTCGAAAGCTTTAAGGGTTTAGTCATGAGTTCTTCAACAAAAGCCACCAATTTACCCTCAGGTTTGTCAATTTCTTGTTCTATGTAAACTATGAACTCGTAATCTTACATGGTGTTGATTTGAGTGTTCGGAGATGAGTTTTccctgtgtgtgtgtgtttttggtgtttgtGTGTGTAATCTTGAACAATGATTTCTTGTTTTGAATTGATAGGAGTAGAAGAATGTGAGAAACTTAGCATGATGAAAGTAGCAGCCTTGATTGAAACGATAGCCAAACAAGATGGAAAAGTTCTTGATCTTCAATCCAAATTGATGGAAAACATCGAATGGCTTCCTGTATCTCTTGGAAAACTATCAAACATCACTGAACTTAATCTATCAGACAACAAAATCATGGCTCTCCCACAATCCATCACCAATCTTACCTCCCTAACAAAGCTTGATGTCCACTCAAACCAACTCATCAATCTTCCCGATTCGTTTGGTGGACTTGTCAACTTGCTCGATCTTGATCTCCATGCAAATCGATTGAAATCTCTCCCAGAATCATTCGGTAATCTGTCAAGCTTGATAAATCTTGATTTAAGCTCAAACCATTTCACCCATTTGCCAGACCTCATAGGGGAGCTAAACTCTATGCAAATCTTGATTGCTGAAACAAATGATCTTGAAGAACTTCCTTACACAATCGGATCATGTTCTTCGCTTGTGGTGCTAAAACTAGACTTTAATCAGCTAAAAGGGCTTCCAGAAGCAATTGGAAAGCTAGAGTGCTTGGAGATTCTTTCTTTGCATTATAACCGGATTCGGAAGCTTCCTACAACAATGGCGAATCTCACTAGATTAAGGGAGCTTGATGCTAGTTTCAATGAACTCGAAGGGATACCCGAAAGTCTTTGTTTCGCGACCAGTTTGGAGAAACTTATCATTGGTAAAAATTTTGCTGACATGACAACTTTACCAAGATCGATTGGTAATCTTGAAAATCTTCAAGTTCTTGATATAAGTGATGATCAGATAAGATTTTTACCCGAATCTTTCGGGTTGTTGTCTAAGTTGAAAATATTCCGAGCTGATGAGACACCTCTTGAGGTTCCTCCAAGGGAAATCACCAAGTTAGGGGCTCAGGTAAGATGGGTGTAACATGGTTCTTCTTAGGTAAAGTTTCCATTACGCATGTATACAAACACTTGGTTGACATTGTTTAATTACTTTCAGGTGGTTGTCGAATACATGGCTGATTTAGTTGCCAAGAGAAATGCCACACCTCAAGATATAAAGAGAAAGCGCAAAGGATTTTGGTCATGGATTTGCATGCTCTTTTCAGGCTAATCATTTTGTAAGATTTGGAGGAAAGTCGTTGTACATAATCattttgtcattttacaagtattttgtAAAGGTTGTACCAAATGAACTCCATTAAAGGTACATATGTATTGGGTCCCACCATATATGTATTTAAAAGTACCTTTTTACATGTATATTCCTATGTTACATAACAAGATTTATGGCTGAATTCGTCAATAACGAGGATAAGTATTGGATTGATGGCTACTGGTATGATAGTGATTAGATTTTGTTGGTGTAGTTGCTCTTATCCATAGATAATAAAGAAGAGTTATTAACAAAATATCATAAAGCTTTCATCATATTTTTAAAAAAGGTGGTTATAATTGAATATCCAATG of the Lactuca sativa cultivar Salinas chromosome 6, Lsat_Salinas_v11, whole genome shotgun sequence genome contains:
- the LOC111902350 gene encoding plant intracellular Ras-group-related LRR protein 5, giving the protein MASSNSNTETIQEIMATYKSLPPRPAIEELEAAISVIKTVNTEEKQKLDQISIQICPQDVSPQLFSVLQEIRQTMVVFQSHEQRKEALHILNVDQTYQTFDELIQKASKCVLGDTQLDKDDDLKYPIGNFQKQPPISDESLLISNKISKVESFKGLVMSSSTKATNLPSGVEECEKLSMMKVAALIETIAKQDGKVLDLQSKLMENIEWLPVSLGKLSNITELNLSDNKIMALPQSITNLTSLTKLDVHSNQLINLPDSFGGLVNLLDLDLHANRLKSLPESFGNLSSLINLDLSSNHFTHLPDLIGELNSMQILIAETNDLEELPYTIGSCSSLVVLKLDFNQLKGLPEAIGKLECLEILSLHYNRIRKLPTTMANLTRLRELDASFNELEGIPESLCFATSLEKLIIGKNFADMTTLPRSIGNLENLQVLDISDDQIRFLPESFGLLSKLKIFRADETPLEVPPREITKLGAQVVVEYMADLVAKRNATPQDIKRKRKGFWSWICMLFSG